Within Mytilus edulis chromosome 10, xbMytEdul2.2, whole genome shotgun sequence, the genomic segment TTCATCTAATTAACCGTTAAACATAATatgtaaacaattttaaaatcgaGAGCTTTTTGAAATCTTTGAACACTCATTATACTGTTAgttaattttagttttatttcactTCCCTGGGTTCTACTTCCTTTAGGTATAGTTGTATTTGCAACTGTTTCAGATTCTTTGCTTTCGTGATCATTGCGGACTTTAAGATGAAAATTTCATTTAATTAACCGTTAAACATAATatgtaaacaattttaaaatcgaGAGCTTTTTGAAATCTTTGAACACTCATTATACTGTTAGttaattttagttttaatttaCTTTCCTGGGTTCTACTTCCTTTAGGTACAGATGTATTTGCAACTGTTTCAGATTCTTTGCTATCGTGATCATTGCGGACTTTAAGATGAAAATTTCATCTAATTAACCGTTAAACataatatgtaaataattttaaaatcgaGAGCTTTTTGAAATCTTTGAACACTCATTATACTGTTAgttaattttagttttattttacttCCCTGGGTTCTACTTCCTTTAGGTACAGATATATTTGAAACTGTCTCAGATTCTTTGCTATCGTGATCATTGCGGACTTAAAGATGAAAATTTCATCTAAATAACCGTTAAACATAATatgtaaacaattttaaaatcgagagcttttaaaatatctttgaaCACTCATTATCATGTTAGTAAATCAACTCTAATTTTTAACAGTTTATTGTTAAACAAAATACTGGACAGAATATATTTACAACAACAGTATGGTAAaaagtaaatcatttttttttctaaataattttgAATCATCAATATGAGGTCAGTATCAGACGTTAGTGGTTTTGTTAATTATAGTATAATAAAAAGCTGTTTAGTGAAGTCGTAGAAACAGAATGATAGAAGATACCAAGCTACAATCAGaaacaacaattaaaacatatgaaaataaacatgtttataaaggacatatattgtcgaaaaaaCATTaagtccacaaaacactacataaaaGACAAAGATTGAGAGACACTAGACCCACTAAACAAATAGGATGAATGTGGGAGAAAGTTATCTTTTCTCCTTCTCAGTTTCATAAATCTAATTTAATGCCGTGAAAAATTGAAAAGaacattttttgaaattcttaGAATTCATTGACGTTGTATATAGTATCTAAAGCGTATGCTACTTTTTCTTATTCAACCGAAATAATCACTTACAAATGTTAAATGTTTAACAACATTAAGTGGACATAATGAcgaatatcaattttttttcgtTAAAAATGTGATCTGACAATTAACTATTTCCCCCTCCTTAGAACTGTTCTATATTGAACAAGGCGAACCTTTTATCTATCTAGGTTGCTTGTCATTGTTACTCTCCATGTATGTAAATTTGATTCTTATATACCTTTAATTGTAGAAATTATTACATTCAGAATTTACAATAGCTATATATGGATTTATATTCTTCAATGagcaaattacaaataaataaacagatatctTGCTTTTTTCTGTTTCTAGGTGGTCCGGAACCGTATCATATATACTATTGATACCAACAAATTTTTGCCGAGGTTCTTTGGCACAGTGAAAATACGAACGTATATGCTAAAGCAAGACGAATTTGTCACTCTAACAAGAAtataatagatagagagaaacGTTAAAGAAAAAACTGATCaccaagaaaaaataaattaaacactGGTCTCTTTAAAGGTCAAACTCATATGTAATccaaaataattttacatttaacaGTTGATATTATACTTTTATATTTCCTCTCATCAAATTGCTAACAATATCCTCCTTTACACCGACGAGAAgcaaaataaattcatttattgtaAACATAGTTGATTAGTTTTTTGTCAAGATTTTGAACTCGTACATAACAGAAGTAAAGCGATCATGTATGTGGTTAATTAACACATTCGTGTTTATCCTTGATACTCCTTGACTTTGTAAATGCCCGACAATCGCACTACTGACAGGTTAGAATATATCAAATTACGATATTTAGCAAAGGACTTTCCTCTTGATTTAAAGATACTACTTACTACAATGACTTCTCAAGAGGAACTCGCAAGTTCCAAGGGGATTTACAGATTTATTTCTAAATATCAAATGCATTGAACAAAACTTTGCTAAACAATTTTGGTTGATAACATATGCAAATAACATgtgatatttaaagaaaattgacTTGTACCTCAATGATTGAACTTTCATGTGTTACTATGAGAAAacacgaaaaaatataaaatgattaaacaaGTGATCAGGAAAAAATGTATTAGAAAGACAAGtatttgtataaaaacaaatgccGATTTTTCTCAACAGATATGATTTTGAAGACTTAAAAAGCATACGCAAGTGCTTAAATGTATATGAATGATTATCACAAGTGAGGACATTTGGTTTGAGAAATTCAATTACAGTATAATTGTAGCtaatttaaaatcaattattgCATATAACTAAACTCGACCTTTCAATTTGAATTGACTGCAAGTTCGTAAATTTAGTAAATTCTTACTGTTCTTAATAAATTCATTTCACTTTGAAGCTATAAACAACCCAAGACGTTTCGTCATTGTTCATTTTACCACTTATACGAACTTCACCAAAAGGAGGCGTTTTAATCGTTGTATCCCATGTATTAGAAGTCTTCTTTGCAATATGTTCCCTTGCTATAGCCGCTTCTGACATAACGGATGAACTAAAACGGAAACGCACTTCCTTGTTGGCGGGAAGATCACGCATAGTTGGTTCTACGAGACAACTTTTGAATTTTAATGTCTCTGGGTATGTTTGTGGAAAAGGACTCGTTATATCTGGTTCTCTCAAGTTTTGAACGAGGATATTAACGGCAGGCGTATAACTGCTTTCTGAGTTAAATTGACTAAAGACGGTTAATCGATAATATCCTTTCTTTGGTAATCTAGCTCGCAGTTTCAAATGCTTGTCCATTTCTAAAAGCGTATACTGAACAAGTTTGACGTCATCACTGTTCTTTAATGTTGCCATGACCTTTGTGCCGTCTTGAACTTTGATTGGTACACAAACTTCTCCATTTTTGGAGGTTATTGATGTTGGTATTTTCCCTACATTTTTGAAACCCCTTTCCTTCCAGTTTTCGACGGGTCCGTAGAAACTATCAAATTTTGGAAAGGGACTGATGGCACTATCTACAGTCTGACATTTTATCACGTAAGTTATCAGACAATCTAAAGTGTTAGAATCAGCACCGATTGTACCATATATTTCTAACGTATACTCCCCAATTGCAGGTGGTGTCACAGTAAcagaaaatgttttgttttgcaatCTTATTCCTACATACTGTTCTTTGTTGCATCCTTTCGAATCAAACAACTTAACGTTAACGTCGTCCAAATTTGTAgattttgtatgaaattttatatcAATGGTTTTGTTCATTTCCAACACATTCATTTTATGAGACGTAAATTTTATGTCCCACTCTCGGGCGTGTCGGGAGGGTTTGATCCTCTTATTAAATGTTTCTAAAGTTAAAGGTTTCTTCAAAAGCTGCCATTTTGCACTCTCTACATCGTCGTTATCAAAACATGGATAATGGTCAACAATGAAGAGTTTGGGATCTGTGAGGAAGTAAAACTCTGTGAAATTCTTTTTGAAATGCTTATTATCACCGACGGTTCCAGCTCCCCATGTTGTCTCGATAAAACGCCAATCTCCACAGACATAGACAGCATTCCAAGCATGGTTAGACGGTGTGTCTTTGGAAAAGTTATAACCTGGTTTGTAACTGTATCCTTTAGAATGGCCACTGATTTTCAATACCGGTATTCCAGCAtgactgataaatataaataaagaaaactttCAATCATAACAACTTTCAGGTTTTGAGCCAAAATGTGATTCAGTGTAATTGTACAAAATATCAATGAATGCAGTGCTAACaaacaatcaataaaacatgAACTTTATATTATTTCAATTATGAGGTGATTAACATGACAGTGTTCATAAAgtttctgttacaaaacttgtTATATTAAAAGTAAAGTAACCATTGCTGTTATCAAACTGAATGTTGTAACTTTATAGGCTTGTCTTTTAGATGACTTCATGCCATATAATTCTTGTTCACGTATATTGATTGTCTAAGAGGAGTTTGATTGCAAGACGACTAATTCAAAATTCCTGTGATGATAAGTTCGTATTGTTGTGTTTT encodes:
- the LOC139493431 gene encoding kyphoscoliosis peptidase-like; translated protein: MGHVASRNENLDTETKPKVQTLDDLNKVKDNNNRKKFPDPKPPKRCKKDILPDVSKLKHIDDHVMKTPRYAERSIEKLTEYLIKPATNDIEKVRAFYKWVTENISYDTDSYFGRKRNVSNDPTSLLSCKSSVCDGYASIFQLLCDHAGIPVLKISGHSKGYSYKPGYNFSKDTPSNHAWNAVYVCGDWRFIETTWGAGTVGDNKHFKKNFTEFYFLTDPKLFIVDHYPCFDNDDVESAKWQLLKKPLTLETFNKRIKPSRHAREWDIKFTSHKMNVLEMNKTIDIKFHTKSTNLDDVNVKLFDSKGCNKEQYVGIRLQNKTFSVTVTPPAIGEYTLEIYGTIGADSNTLDCLITYVIKCQTVDSAISPFPKFDSFYGPVENWKERGFKNVGKIPTSITSKNGEVCVPIKVQDGTKVMATLKNSDDVKLVQYTLLEMDKHLKLRARLPKKGYYRLTVFSQFNSESSYTPAVNILVQNLREPDITSPFPQTYPETLKFKSCLVEPTMRDLPANKEVRFRFSSSVMSEAAIAREHIAKKTSNTWDTTIKTPPFGEVRISGKMNNDETSWVVYSFKVK